The Cottoperca gobio chromosome 22, fCotGob3.1, whole genome shotgun sequence genome contains a region encoding:
- the LOC115027681 gene encoding uncharacterized protein LOC115027681: MSVKTSRSWASNTNSVLQTPPFITKKTGESVASEIHCSHNVTNADVILWYKQDEHKALKLLGYLNVNYINIEDDVKGKISFDGDALTLPPAALQSLYDTQFVSNNMEIIIRTHLLRLSLFLLWTSGLTDGSHVTQMDTLWQNQGKDATMNCSHTKGATYYQMYWYRQLPGETMKLIVYTTTSNKDHDFGDFKKEKFSATKPDAESGTFTVKDVQPEDNGLYFCAVSEHSDTDTCES; this comes from the exons ATGTCTGTGAAAACCAGCCGCAGCT GGGCCTCGAACACCAACAGTGTCCTCCAAACGCCTCCTTTCATCACCAAGAAAACTGGTGAATCTGTCGCCAGTGAGATCCACTGTTCACACAACGTAACAAATGCTGATGTTATTCTCTGGTACAAACAAGACGAACATAAAGCTCTGAAGCTTCTGGGATATCTGAATGTGAATTACATAAACATAGAGGACGACGTGAAAGGGAAGATCAGCTTTGACGGAGATGCCC TGACACTCCCACCTGCAGCTCTTCAGTCTCTCTATGACACTCAGTTTGTGTCCAACAACATGGAGATCATCATCAGGACACACCTGCTCAGATTATCACTGTTTCTGCTGTGGACTTCAG GTCTAACTGATGGAAGCCATGTCACACAGATGGACACACTTTGGCAAAACCAGGGTAAAGATGCAACAATGAACTGCAGCCACACCAAGGGTGCTACCTACTACCAGATGTACTG GTACAGACAGCTGCCAGGAGAAACAATGAAACTAATCGTGTACACAACAACTAGCAACAAAGATCATGACTTTGGAGATTTCAAAAAGGAGAAGTTTTCAGCCACCAAGCCTGACGCTGAGAGCGGGACATTCACAGTGAAGGATGTGCAGCCGGAAGATAACGGCTTGTATTTCTGTGCTGTGAGTGAACACAGTGATACAGACACATGTGAGAGCTGA